Proteins from a genomic interval of Candidatus Binatus sp.:
- the hpnH gene encoding adenosyl-hopene transferase HpnH translates to MRIPLRQMIDLGRYIGSKKRAGEKYFPLVLMLEPLHACNLACIGCGRIVEYKDTIRDMMTLDEALRSAEEANAPIVSICGGEPLMYKHIAPLTKGLIEQQKRHVMICTNAILLERFVKQVEPSPYLSFNIHLDGMRETNDRVTDRQGHFDIVVKMIKMLKEKGYRVQTNTTVFRETTSEELEDMIKFLTTLKVDGMLLSPGYHYQVLGNDEVYLKKEEMPHKFMKVRDMANDYKIVNTPIYLDYLVGKRDLTCSPWTTVTRNPQGWKGPCYLITNGHYKTFEEMHAATDWEYYRTKQDIRCRDCKLHSGFEGTVALDFGKNLKDSWRMVRHYVA, encoded by the coding sequence ATGCGCATTCCGCTTAGACAGATGATCGATCTCGGCCGGTATATCGGTTCCAAAAAGCGCGCGGGCGAGAAATATTTCCCGTTGGTGTTGATGCTCGAACCGCTGCACGCGTGCAACCTCGCCTGTATCGGTTGCGGGCGAATCGTCGAGTACAAGGACACGATTCGCGACATGATGACGCTCGACGAGGCGCTCAGGTCGGCGGAGGAAGCGAACGCGCCGATCGTTTCGATCTGCGGCGGCGAACCGCTGATGTACAAGCATATCGCGCCGCTGACCAAGGGATTGATCGAGCAGCAGAAGCGCCACGTGATGATCTGCACCAACGCGATCCTGCTCGAGCGCTTCGTCAAACAGGTCGAGCCAAGCCCGTACTTGAGCTTCAATATCCATCTTGACGGGATGCGCGAGACCAACGATCGCGTGACCGATCGCCAGGGTCATTTCGACATCGTGGTGAAGATGATCAAGATGCTGAAGGAGAAGGGCTATCGCGTGCAGACCAATACGACGGTCTTCCGCGAGACCACCAGCGAGGAACTCGAGGACATGATCAAGTTCCTGACGACGCTGAAGGTGGATGGGATGCTGCTCAGCCCGGGCTATCACTACCAGGTGCTGGGCAATGACGAGGTGTACCTCAAGAAAGAGGAGATGCCTCACAAGTTCATGAAGGTTCGCGACATGGCGAACGACTACAAGATCGTCAACACGCCGATCTACCTCGACTACCTGGTCGGCAAGCGCGATCTGACCTGCAGTCCGTGGACGACGGTGACGCGCAATCCGCAAGGATGGAAGGGCCCCTGCTACCTGATCACCAACGGGCATTACAAGACGTTTGAAGAAATGCACGCGGCGACCGATTGGGAATATTACCGGACCAAGCAGGACATCCGATGCCGCGACTGCAAGCTGCATTCGGGATTCGAGGGCACGGTCGCGCTCGATTTCGGCAAGAACCTGAAAGATTCGTGGCGGATGGTCCGTCACTACGTGGCCTAG
- a CDS encoding TetR/AcrR family transcriptional regulator, whose protein sequence is MGASQAKGIEQRAGSQDSRDEILKAAMHLFADRGFHETSMSEVAREARVSKALIFWHFKTKEELFVAVLNRLLEPYVIDFAEEAGALDERAQIQKLVEFYLLFVRENVSSVRFFLAQMLHDPHLSESLNEQVLRLYSGYRDLLTELIARSQEKGICTRRFAPEAATSFLLSALNGLLIEHLFMGAKAVDSEGAVAMVGEWLFGDSKEPSPEGGNPAA, encoded by the coding sequence ATGGGCGCATCGCAGGCTAAAGGGATCGAGCAACGGGCTGGGTCGCAGGATTCACGCGACGAGATATTGAAAGCCGCGATGCATCTGTTTGCCGATCGCGGATTTCATGAAACCTCGATGTCCGAGGTCGCGCGCGAGGCGCGGGTCAGCAAGGCGCTGATTTTCTGGCATTTCAAGACCAAGGAAGAGCTGTTCGTCGCGGTGTTGAATCGATTGCTCGAGCCGTACGTGATCGATTTTGCGGAAGAGGCGGGGGCCCTGGATGAGCGCGCCCAGATTCAGAAGCTGGTCGAGTTCTATCTGCTGTTCGTGCGTGAGAATGTGAGTTCGGTGCGTTTCTTCCTGGCGCAGATGCTCCACGATCCGCATCTGTCGGAGAGTCTCAACGAACAAGTGCTGCGGCTCTACAGCGGCTACCGGGATTTGCTGACCGAGCTGATAGCGCGGTCGCAGGAAAAGGGCATCTGCACTCGCCGTTTCGCGCCCGAGGCGGCGACCAGTTTCCTGCTGTCGGCGCTGAATGGTTTATTGATCGAACATCTGTTCATGGGCGCCAAAGCGGTGGATTCGGAGGGCGCAGTCGCGATGGTGGGGGAGTGGCTGTTCGGCGACTCGAAGGAACCATCGCCAGAAGGCGGCAATCCGGCTGCCTGA
- a CDS encoding thaumatin family protein has translation MSYSIVSVALLAMAFGWAIQLAGPSSARADELTEVANRSLNEPGIFSTAEPSVQAEVAGQPQRRLKGAPPDPCLKNLPVPVPQGGAHRVIQLVNCSSQTMLGAANAAARFGTPLTPVLPREKTWVLKPAGSPNNANVLTIDIPPQWENTKPEGSVGPRLWARTGCRYDVASDRAQCETGGCGGKYDCSKAKLGASVGTTVSEWTFYEPVESGDHKIKYFKDSPDISAVDGVNLNMDIQPLGGSPKDPFDAQGGHDIGWLAENYPLSQHGKDLRAAGKCDPDFRLKRSDLTTGLYAFVIVANDRKPKGGDGTVACFSNCARYAYPTPPDKSCDASDRDSKCYKWKAFCLGDPTQYGQKCTKDSDCPVAGSCWDNPGSKLDHTCQGRAFIKKNTCPEKVCTFPYNYRDPVNGTVFKSTQPPFGNCDDVSTDKRDCIGDDTIHEVLPKAYSWPNDPQVYGGDAKAYRVIIAPGGTNIPITPLAPIPVCSTLPGIYDYSKWYGGAGKCINGNTDCHPCDIELNKNGAVFGVARPRPDSWSCNLPPAASGNDGVICKWK, from the coding sequence ATTCGGTTGGGCTATCCAGCTTGCAGGACCTAGTAGCGCCCGCGCTGACGAGCTAACTGAGGTAGCGAACCGATCGCTGAATGAACCAGGAATCTTCTCAACGGCAGAGCCGTCGGTTCAGGCAGAAGTTGCAGGCCAGCCGCAGAGACGTCTGAAGGGCGCGCCGCCTGATCCTTGTTTGAAGAACCTGCCGGTTCCGGTGCCGCAAGGCGGAGCGCATCGAGTGATCCAGTTGGTCAACTGTTCGAGCCAGACCATGCTGGGAGCTGCGAACGCCGCTGCGAGATTCGGAACACCACTCACTCCGGTATTGCCGCGCGAGAAGACCTGGGTGCTGAAACCTGCGGGATCGCCCAACAACGCAAACGTTCTGACCATCGACATACCGCCGCAATGGGAAAATACCAAACCCGAAGGCAGTGTAGGTCCACGGCTCTGGGCGAGAACTGGTTGTCGATATGATGTCGCGTCGGATCGGGCGCAGTGCGAGACAGGCGGCTGCGGCGGCAAGTACGATTGCAGCAAGGCCAAGCTGGGAGCATCAGTCGGGACAACAGTTTCGGAGTGGACCTTCTACGAGCCAGTTGAGAGCGGCGATCACAAGATCAAGTACTTCAAGGATTCCCCGGATATCAGCGCGGTGGATGGAGTGAATCTGAACATGGACATCCAGCCGCTCGGCGGCAGCCCAAAAGATCCGTTTGACGCGCAAGGCGGTCACGATATCGGATGGCTGGCGGAAAACTACCCGCTCAGCCAACACGGCAAGGATCTTCGGGCAGCGGGCAAATGCGACCCCGATTTTCGGCTCAAGCGATCGGATCTCACGACCGGCTTGTATGCATTTGTGATCGTAGCGAACGACCGCAAACCGAAGGGAGGAGATGGGACGGTGGCCTGCTTCTCGAATTGCGCTAGATACGCCTACCCGACACCGCCGGATAAGAGCTGCGACGCCAGCGATCGCGATTCGAAGTGCTATAAGTGGAAGGCTTTTTGTCTCGGCGATCCTACGCAATACGGCCAGAAGTGCACTAAAGACAGTGACTGTCCGGTGGCGGGTTCGTGTTGGGATAATCCAGGCTCTAAACTCGACCATACCTGCCAGGGCCGGGCATTCATCAAGAAGAACACCTGTCCCGAAAAAGTTTGTACCTTTCCTTACAACTATAGAGATCCGGTCAACGGTACAGTCTTCAAATCCACACAGCCTCCGTTCGGCAATTGCGACGATGTCAGCACGGACAAGCGCGACTGCATCGGCGACGACACCATTCACGAGGTATTGCCCAAGGCGTATTCGTGGCCCAACGATCCGCAGGTTTACGGTGGCGACGCGAAAGCCTACCGAGTCATCATCGCGCCAGGCGGCACCAACATCCCGATTACGCCCTTGGCACCCATTCCGGTATGCAGCACGCTGCCCGGGATATACGACTATTCCAAGTGGTATGGAGGGGCGGGGAAGTGCATAAACGGGAACACCGACTGCCATCCCTGCGACATCGAGCTAAACAAAAACGGCGCGGTGTTCGGGGTAGCGCGTCCGAGACCTGATTCGTGGTCTTGCAACCTTCCTCCCGCGGCTTCCGGGAACGACGGGGTTATCTGCAAGTGGAAGTAG
- a CDS encoding polyprenyl synthetase family protein → MFDLDRYLKERAQLIDRELAASIDEPRGAAARLYEAMRYSLLAGGKRLRPVLVLASCEAVGGKIEAAMGLACAVEMIHTYSLIHDDLPCMDDDDFRRGRPTNHKVYGEAIATLAGDALLTDAFEVLVRKSPDSAEPRIVLETIAELANAAGSAGMVGGQVIDLLGEGKSKTIDELEELHAKKTGALFLASVRGGARLGGANESQIESLDAYARALGLAFQVVDDLLDVQGTPEQMGKRTQKDQERGKATYPAILGIERSVDLARELESRANRALKGFDAGAEPLRHLATFVVERKL, encoded by the coding sequence TTGTTCGACCTCGATCGCTATCTGAAAGAGCGCGCCCAACTGATCGACCGGGAGTTGGCGGCCAGTATCGATGAGCCTCGGGGCGCGGCGGCGCGCCTGTACGAGGCGATGCGCTACAGCTTGCTCGCGGGCGGCAAACGGCTGCGGCCGGTGCTGGTGCTCGCGTCGTGCGAGGCGGTGGGCGGAAAGATCGAAGCTGCGATGGGACTCGCGTGCGCAGTCGAGATGATTCACACCTATTCGCTGATTCATGACGACCTGCCGTGCATGGACGACGACGATTTCCGGCGCGGACGCCCGACCAATCACAAAGTTTATGGCGAAGCGATCGCGACGCTCGCTGGCGATGCCCTGCTGACCGACGCGTTCGAGGTGCTGGTGCGCAAGTCGCCGGACAGCGCGGAGCCGAGGATCGTGCTCGAGACAATCGCGGAACTGGCGAACGCGGCAGGCTCGGCAGGGATGGTCGGCGGGCAGGTGATCGATCTGCTCGGCGAGGGCAAGTCGAAGACGATCGACGAGCTCGAGGAACTGCACGCGAAGAAGACGGGCGCACTGTTTTTGGCGTCGGTGCGCGGCGGCGCTCGGCTCGGCGGCGCGAACGAATCGCAGATCGAATCGCTGGATGCGTACGCGCGGGCGCTCGGCCTCGCGTTCCAGGTCGTGGATGATTTGCTCGACGTGCAAGGCACGCCTGAACAGATGGGCAAGCGCACACAGAAGGATCAGGAGCGCGGCAAGGCGACCTATCCGGCGATATTGGGAATCGAACGATCGGTCGATTTGGCGCGCGAACTCGAAAGCAGGGCTAATCGCGCGCTTAAGGGCTTCGACGCCGGCGCCGAGCCGCTCAGGCATCTCGCGACGTTCGTGGTGGAGCGCAAGCTGTGA
- a CDS encoding zinc-binding dehydrogenase codes for MSELSAIAIGHQQPRQAMLVELGRLELRDYTPPRPGPGELLIEVRCALSCGTDLKTFRRGHPIWKLPTPFGHEFSGVVVEAGAGVKSFKAGDEVMAAPTAPCGICFYCQHGQENLCALAMDKMVMGAYADLLLLPAHVVARNTFIKPVGLPFEEAALLEPLSCVIHAQEMAHPQKSESVLIIGGGAFGLMHMLGLKASGVREVAVLGRGAQRLKWAAEMGADEVIDARGDGAIAEVARLNGGFGPDLVIECTGQVQGWEDALARVRRGGRVVFFGGCPSGTKLSVDTRRMHYDNLTLIAPFHSRPRDVRRAFELLAARTAGFGAIVNARRSLSELAEVFAMLERGEVLKCAVIP; via the coding sequence GTGAGCGAGCTGTCGGCAATCGCGATCGGGCATCAGCAACCGCGCCAGGCGATGCTGGTCGAGCTGGGGCGTCTCGAGCTGCGCGACTATACGCCGCCGCGTCCCGGGCCCGGCGAGCTGTTGATCGAAGTGCGCTGCGCGCTTAGCTGCGGCACCGATCTGAAAACATTTCGCCGCGGTCATCCGATTTGGAAACTGCCGACGCCGTTCGGTCACGAATTTTCAGGCGTGGTGGTCGAAGCCGGCGCGGGCGTGAAGTCATTCAAGGCGGGCGACGAAGTGATGGCGGCGCCGACTGCGCCGTGCGGGATTTGCTTCTACTGCCAACACGGGCAGGAAAATCTGTGCGCGCTCGCGATGGACAAGATGGTGATGGGCGCGTACGCAGACCTGCTGCTGCTGCCGGCGCACGTCGTCGCGCGCAACACGTTTATCAAGCCAGTGGGATTGCCGTTCGAGGAGGCCGCGCTGCTGGAACCGCTCTCGTGCGTGATTCATGCGCAGGAAATGGCGCATCCGCAGAAATCGGAATCGGTGCTGATTATTGGCGGAGGCGCATTCGGCCTGATGCACATGCTCGGGCTGAAAGCGTCGGGGGTGCGCGAGGTAGCGGTGCTCGGACGCGGCGCACAGCGGCTCAAGTGGGCCGCGGAAATGGGCGCCGACGAGGTGATCGATGCGCGCGGCGACGGTGCGATCGCGGAAGTGGCGCGGCTCAACGGCGGCTTCGGGCCGGACCTCGTAATCGAATGCACCGGCCAGGTTCAGGGCTGGGAGGATGCGCTCGCGCGGGTGCGTCGCGGCGGCCGGGTGGTGTTTTTCGGCGGATGTCCGTCCGGCACGAAGCTCAGCGTCGATACGCGCCGGATGCATTACGACAATCTGACATTGATTGCGCCGTTTCATTCTCGTCCGCGCGACGTGCGGCGCGCGTTTGAATTGCTGGCGGCGCGGACGGCGGGATTTGGCGCGATCGTGAATGCGCGGCGCTCGCTCAGCGAACTGGCGGAAGTATTTGCGATGCTCGAGCGCGGCGAGGTGCTGAAGTGCGCGGTAATTCCGTAG
- the glp gene encoding gephyrin-like molybdotransferase Glp produces MISADEALQIVLDNVSPLGVERVAMVDALGRMLAEEIRSSRDIPGFDNSAMDGYAVRAADIASASESNPVRLAVVETVGAGQIPTRRVKAGEAVRTMTGAPIAEGADAIIQVERTRGGGDSVEILAPAEARSFIRPRGEDLKLGQLVMSVGKRLTPADLGMLASVNRAMVEVNRRPRVAIVATGDELVDVDQPPVGAQVVNSSAYALAGATLECGGLPTILKVARDERDEITARLAEAMTFDVVLSTGGVSVGQFDHVKGALDALGMKQLFHGVAQRPGRPLKFGTCGYRPIFGLPGNPVSTLVCFYLYARPAILKMGGRRDVGLPRVRARCGVDIKIAKDLTEFVRVKLARDGDQIVATPTGNQGSGILSSMSLSDGLLIGPAATNLLEKGAQAMVLLVGGTETLGADAGGAVTEDTLFTSRRQSH; encoded by the coding sequence ATGATCAGCGCTGACGAAGCTCTCCAAATCGTGCTCGACAATGTGAGTCCGCTCGGCGTCGAGCGGGTCGCGATGGTCGATGCGCTCGGCAGGATGCTGGCCGAGGAGATCCGCTCCTCGCGCGATATCCCGGGCTTCGACAACTCCGCGATGGATGGCTACGCGGTGCGCGCGGCCGATATCGCGAGTGCGTCGGAGAGCAATCCGGTCAGGCTGGCCGTGGTCGAGACCGTGGGCGCGGGGCAGATACCGACGCGCCGGGTCAAGGCCGGAGAGGCGGTGCGCACGATGACCGGTGCGCCGATCGCGGAAGGCGCCGACGCGATAATCCAGGTCGAGCGCACGCGCGGCGGCGGCGATAGCGTCGAGATCCTGGCGCCGGCCGAGGCGCGATCGTTCATCCGGCCGCGCGGCGAGGATCTCAAGCTTGGGCAGTTGGTGATGTCGGTGGGGAAACGGCTCACGCCGGCGGACCTCGGGATGCTCGCGTCGGTGAATCGCGCGATGGTCGAGGTGAATCGGCGTCCGCGGGTCGCAATCGTTGCGACGGGCGACGAGCTGGTGGATGTCGATCAGCCGCCCGTGGGCGCGCAGGTCGTGAACTCGAGCGCATACGCGTTGGCGGGTGCGACGCTTGAATGCGGCGGCCTGCCGACGATCCTGAAAGTGGCGCGCGACGAGCGCGACGAGATCACCGCGCGGCTCGCCGAGGCGATGACGTTCGACGTGGTGCTCTCGACCGGCGGCGTGTCGGTCGGGCAGTTCGATCACGTCAAGGGCGCGCTCGACGCGCTCGGGATGAAGCAGTTGTTTCATGGCGTCGCACAGCGGCCGGGGCGTCCGCTCAAGTTCGGCACTTGTGGCTACCGGCCGATTTTCGGTTTGCCGGGGAATCCGGTCTCGACGCTGGTCTGCTTCTATCTTTACGCGCGCCCCGCGATTCTGAAGATGGGCGGCCGGCGCGACGTTGGGCTGCCGCGGGTGCGGGCGCGATGCGGCGTCGATATCAAAATCGCGAAGGACCTGACCGAGTTTGTGCGAGTGAAGCTCGCGCGCGACGGCGATCAAATCGTGGCGACGCCGACCGGCAATCAGGGGTCGGGAATTTTGAGTTCGATGTCGCTGTCGGACGGGCTGCTGATCGGACCGGCGGCGACGAATCTACTCGAAAAAGGCGCTCAGGCGATGGTCTTGTTGGTCGGCGGAACCGAAACGCTGGGCGCGGACGCGGGCGGCGCGGTGACGGAAGACACGCTGTTTACGTCGCGGCGCCAGAGCCATTGA
- a CDS encoding Gfo/Idh/MocA family protein, with translation MKLRGAISGFGEVAARAHLPGWCTRDNVNISAVHDPVAERRHEAIRLIKSVRVYDDLRLMLDGEAVDFVDIASPPALHARSIRAALEAGAHVLVEKPLCLDFGEFHRLKRLAVEKRRVLMCVHNWKYAPPYAAARRAIEQGRLGEVWSITIDRLRTEPAGAGGAGGKWRTSSASGGGILIDHGWHVFYLMHWLLGGATPFSISARLETPAGCEVDEVARVNILFENGVTAKSHLSWRASSRRTSAKILGALGLMVIEGDRVILSKMDGSTEDLSAPDVAADSYHPAWFGGVAEEFEQAVATGPDSIVARQNLAEAGAAIGMIAAARESATIGGEDVDMPKVT, from the coding sequence ATGAAACTGAGGGGCGCAATATCGGGATTCGGCGAGGTCGCGGCAAGGGCTCATCTGCCGGGATGGTGCACGCGCGACAACGTGAATATCAGCGCGGTGCACGATCCGGTTGCCGAGCGCAGGCATGAGGCAATTCGGCTGATCAAGAGTGTCCGGGTTTATGACGATCTCCGCTTGATGCTCGACGGCGAGGCGGTGGACTTCGTCGATATCGCGAGTCCGCCGGCGCTGCACGCCCGTTCGATTCGCGCGGCGCTCGAGGCCGGCGCGCACGTACTGGTCGAAAAGCCGCTCTGCCTCGATTTCGGGGAATTCCATCGGTTGAAGCGCCTGGCGGTCGAAAAACGCCGCGTGCTGATGTGCGTGCACAACTGGAAGTATGCGCCGCCGTATGCGGCGGCGCGGCGCGCGATCGAGCAAGGGCGTCTCGGTGAAGTTTGGTCCATCACGATCGATCGACTGCGCACCGAGCCCGCGGGCGCGGGCGGCGCTGGCGGCAAGTGGCGAACGTCGTCGGCGTCGGGCGGCGGAATCCTGATCGATCATGGCTGGCACGTTTTCTACCTGATGCACTGGCTGCTGGGCGGCGCCACACCCTTCTCGATTTCCGCGCGCCTCGAGACGCCGGCTGGTTGCGAGGTGGACGAAGTGGCAAGAGTGAATATCCTGTTTGAGAACGGCGTAACCGCGAAGTCCCATCTTTCGTGGCGCGCATCGAGCCGCCGAACGTCGGCGAAAATCCTGGGTGCGCTCGGGCTTATGGTAATAGAAGGTGACCGGGTCATCCTGAGCAAAATGGACGGGAGCACAGAAGATCTGTCGGCGCCTGACGTCGCCGCCGATTCGTACCATCCGGCGTGGTTCGGCGGCGTGGCCGAGGAGTTCGAGCAGGCGGTTGCAACAGGTCCCGATTCGATTGTCGCGCGGCAGAATCTTGCCGAGGCCGGCGCGGCGATTGGCATGATCGCGGCTGCACGAGAATCGGCGACGATTGGCGGCGAGGACGTCGATATGCCGAAGGTAACTTGA
- the ispF gene encoding 2-C-methyl-D-erythritol 2,4-cyclodiphosphate synthase, giving the protein MRFRVGNGFDFHPLEAGRRLVLGGVEIAHEKGLRGHSDADVAAHALANAILGAIGAGDLGRHFPDSDPQYKDADSIALLAQVGKLARERGWRLGNADLTIFAQAPRLKPYLDAMRGRIAAALEADQSTINVKASSPEGIGALGRGDGMAAAAIVMLEAD; this is encoded by the coding sequence ATGCGGTTCCGCGTAGGCAACGGATTCGACTTTCATCCGCTCGAAGCGGGCCGGCGGCTGGTGCTCGGCGGAGTCGAGATCGCGCATGAGAAGGGGCTGCGCGGGCATTCGGACGCCGACGTAGCGGCGCACGCGCTCGCCAACGCGATCCTGGGGGCGATCGGTGCGGGCGACTTGGGGCGTCATTTCCCGGACAGCGATCCGCAGTACAAGGATGCGGACTCGATCGCGCTGCTCGCGCAGGTCGGCAAACTTGCGCGCGAGCGCGGATGGCGCCTCGGCAACGCGGACCTTACGATATTTGCGCAGGCACCGCGCCTGAAGCCGTACCTGGATGCGATGCGCGGGCGAATCGCGGCGGCGCTCGAGGCGGACCAATCGACGATCAATGTGAAGGCGTCGAGTCCGGAAGGAATCGGCGCGCTGGGTCGCGGCGACGGAATGGCGGCGGCGGCAATCGTGATGCTCGAGGCGGATTAA